One genomic window of Solanum dulcamara chromosome 10, daSolDulc1.2, whole genome shotgun sequence includes the following:
- the LOC129871702 gene encoding annexin D5-like, with product MASLIIPPVLTSPRDDAAQLYKAFKGFGCDTASIINILAHRDATQRGLIQQEYRVMYSEELSNRLSRELSGDNKKAFLLWMHDPAVRDATIVRQGLSGVVVDLRVATEVICSRTPSQIQYFKQIYYNMNGVYLEHDIESRTSDDHKKLLLSYVRTIRYEGPEVDSVLAERDAKALYKAGEKRWGTDEKTFIRIFCESSSAHLAAVSYAYKNKYKNKLRTAVKRETSGLFRFGLLTILKCAKNPASYFAKQLHKAMKGLGTNDAALIRIIVTRAEIDMQYIKAEYRKKYKKCLNDAVFSETSGNYRTFLLSLLGPNY from the exons ATGGCTTCGTTGATTATACCTCCTGTTTTAACTTCGCCCCGCGATGATGCCGCACAACTTTATAAAGCTTTCAAGG GATTTGGATGTGATACTGCATCAATCATTAACATCCTTGCCCATCGCGATGCAACTCAACGTGGTCTCATCCAACAGGAATACAGAGTTATGTATTCCGAAGAGCTTAGTAATCGCTTATCCAGAGAACTTAGTGGTGACAACAAG AAAGCGTTCTTGCTATGGATGCATGATCCAGCAGTAAGGGATGCTACTATAGTCAGGCAAGGGTTGAGTGGCGTTGTTGTTGATCTCAGAGTTGCTACTGAAGTAATATGTTCGAGGACTCCTTCCCAGATACAATATTTCAAGCAAATCTATTATAACATGAATGGTGTTTACCTTGAGCATGATATTGAGTCGCGAACATCTGATGATCACAAAAAG TTGCTTTTATCGTATGTACGTACAATACGCTATGAAGGACCAGAAGTTGACAGTGTTTTAGCGGAACGTGATGCTAAAGCTCTGTATAAAGCAGGGGAGAAGAGATGGGGTACTGATGAGAAGACATTTATACGCATCTTCTGTGAAAGCAGTAGTGCACATTTAGCTGCTGTTAGTTATGCTTATAAAAACAAGTATAAGAATAAATTAAGAACT GCAGTAAAAAGAGAAACCTCAGGGCTCTTTAGATTTGGCCTCTTGACTATCTTGAAATGTGCTAAGAATCCAGCAAGCTACTTCGCGAAG CAATTGCATAAGGCTATGAAGGGCTTGGGAACGAACGATGCAGCTCTTATTAGAATAATAGTAACACGAGCTGAGATCGATATGCAGTATATAAAAGCAGAATACCGAAAGAAATACAAAAAGTGTCTAAACGATGCTGTTTTTTCCGAGACTTCTGGCAATTATCGGACCTTCCTTCTATCTCTTCTGGGGCCAAATTACTAG